The nucleotide sequence GCTCGACAAGCTCCTCAATATGGAGAGCTACCTCCACGACCGGATCATCGGCCAGGAAGAGGCGATCTCGGCCCTCGCCCGGGCGATCCGCCGCTCGCGCGCCGGCCTCAAGAGCCCGAACCGGCCGATCGGCTCGTTCATCTTCATGGGGCCGACCGGCGTCGGGAAGACGGAGGTCGCCCGCACGCTCGCGGAGTTCCTCTTCGGCTCCGAGAAGTCGCTCCTGCGCTTCGACATGTCCGAGTACATGGAGAAGCACGCCATCGCCAAGATGATCGGCTCGCCCCCGGGGTACGTCGGCCACGAGGAGGGCGGCCAGCTCACGGAGCGGATCAAGCGGAAGCCCTACAGCGTGATCCTCCTGGACGAGATCGAGAAGGCGCACCCGGACATCCTGAACATCCTCCTGCAGGTCCTGGAGGACGGGATGATCACGGACGCGTACGGCGAGGTCGTCGACTTCAAGAACACGATCGTCATCATGACCTCGAACATCGGCTCTCAGCACATCGCCCGGACCTCCGGCCGCCTCGGCTTCCAGAACCCCGAGCGCGACCAGCAGTTCAAGGACCGCCGCGACATGGTCATGGGGGAGATGAAGCGGACCCTCTCGCCGGAGTTCATCAACCGCATCGACGAGATCATCGTGTTCGACGCGCTCACCGAAGAGCAGCTCCGGGACATCGTCCGCATCCTGCTCCGGCGCGTCAACGCGGCGCTCGCCGACCGGCGGGTCGAGATCGTCGTCTCCGACGAGGTCAACGACTGGCTCGTGCGCACGACCTGCACCGACCGGTCGTACGGGGCCCGGCCTCTCCGGCGCGCGATCCAGAGGTACATCGAAGATCCGTTGTCAGAGGCCCTGATCAAGGGCTCCGTGGCTTTGGGTGCCCCGATCGAGGTCTTCATGGACGGGGACAAGCCGGGGTTCCGTTCCGCCCTGCAAACGGCCTCTTCCTAGCGCTCCGCGTCACCGATGCCGCAGCCTCCACCGCCCGTGCGGCGGAGGTGTGCCTCCCGCAGTAGAATGGCGCGCCTTTTCGTCGCGGACGTGCGCCTTCGCGCGCGCCGCTCACGGGAAGGTGTGCTGAGGGTGGAGCGACGACGACCGGATGAGTCTTCGCATCGTCAAGACCGCGATCGCCGTCGGTCTGGTCGCGCTCGCCACACTCACGGCGCGCGCGCAATCCGGGACCATCGAGAGCGTACAGGTGCAGGGGCTCGTGCGCATGACGAACGAGGCGTTCGCGCACGCGTTCGGCATCCGCGCCGGCGACCCGTACGACCAGGCGCGCGTTCGCGCGGCGTTCCGGCGCCTGTGGGCGCTCGGTCTCTTCGACGACATCACGATCGATCAAGAGACCGGTGAAAACGGCGGGACGGTCCTCGTCGTCAAGGTCAAGGAGAGGCCGAGCCTGTCGTCGGTGACCTACCAGGACAACAAGGTCCTCACGCGCACGACGATCGAGGAGCGATTCAAGGACAAGAAGATCGTCCTCGACGTCGGCAAGCCGCTCAACCTCAAAACCGTGTCGGACGCGGAAGCCGAGATCCGCATGATGCTCGGTGAGAAGGGTTATCTCGACGCCCAGATCGGCCACAAGGTCGACTCGCCGACGCAGGCGACGGTCTCGGTCGAGTTCACGATCAAGCCGGGCGGCAAGACGAAGATCAAGCAGATCACCTTCGTCGGCAACAAGGTCTACAAGTCGAAGACCCTCCTCGCCCAGCTCCAGCTCACCGCGCCCTACCACTGGTTCAAGTTCTGGAGCCAGAAGGCGCTCTACCATCCGGCCAAGTGGGACCAGGACTCCGGACACATCCGCGATCTCTACCTGAACGGCGGCTACCTCGACATCGACCTCCGGCCGCCGGTCATCGACCTCAAGGAAGACTCCGCTCAGGCGAAGGCGGCGGCCAAGCAGAAGAAGAAGGCGCCCCCCGAGCCGCCTCCTCCGGCACCCTCGCCCCCCGAGGACCAATCGGAGATGTCGGCCAAGGAGAAGAAGGCGTACGCGAACGCCGTCAAGAAGGCGAACGCCGCGCAGAAGAAGTACGAGAAGGCGGTCTCCAAGGCGGAGCCGGTCATTCAGAGGTGGGCCTATCTCACCGTGCCGGTCGTCGAAGGGCCGCAGTACAAGCTCGGGGTCAAGAGCGTCAGCGGGAACACGATCTTCAGCGACAAGGAGCTCCTTGCCGACGTCTTCATCGCGCCGGGCTGGATCGTCAACAACGGCCTCCTGGACGTCGGCGTGAAGCGGATGCAGCGCCGCTACGAGGACAAGGGTTACGCGTACGCGACGGTGCGGCGCGAGATCGACCGCCATCCCGACGAAAAACTCGCCGACGTCAAGTTCGACGTGAGCGAGGACAAGCCGTACTTCGTCGACCGGATCGAGTTCACCGGGAACACCGCGACGCAGGACAAGGTCTTGAGGCGCGAGTTCCGGATCAAGGAAGGCGACCTCTTCAGCCGGACGACGCTCGATCTCTCCACCCAGAAGGTCAATCAGCTCGGGTACTTCCAGGTCAAGCCCGAGGACGTGGTCGTGCAGCCGGTCGAGAACACGAACGGGGTCGACGTCAGCGTCCCGGGGCAGGAGCAGGGGCGGAACGAGATCCAGGTCGGCGGCGGCTACAGCGGCGCCGATGGCGCGTTCTTCACCGGTTACTACTCGACCAAGAACTTCCTCGGCCGCGGCCAGATCGTCTCGATCTCGCTCCAGCTCGGCGGGCGCCGGAACCTCTACCAGCTCGCCTTCCAGGAACCCTGGTTCCTGAACCGGCCGTACACGCTGGGGTTCACCCTCTACCGCGGCAACCAGGACTACGGCGCCGCCCAGCGCAGCCAGTCGAAGGGGTTCGGCGTCGTCCTCGGAAGACAGATCGGCTACTTCCAGCAGGTGCAGATGCGCTACGACTTCCAGCGCGTCCAGTCGAACGGCTTGGCACCGCAGGTGGGCTTCGCGACGGTGCCCGGGACGACGACCCCGCTGACCTCGGTGATCGCGACCAACACGATCTCGAAGATCACGCCGAGCTGGTTCCGCAACAGCATCAACAACCCCTACCGGCCGACGGCGGGATGGTCGCTCTCGACCGACATGGAGATCGCCGGCGGTCCGCTCGGCGGCGACACCTCTTACATCCGGCCGCGGATCCTCTTCACGAAGTACATCCCGTTCTACAAGCGCATGTACTTCGGCCTCCACATGGAGGCCGGCATGATCCGGACGTGGGCCGGCGGGAGCACGCCGAACGCCGCGAACGTGAACGGGGTCCCCCGTTTTCAGCGGTTCTGGCTCGGCGGCGAGACCTACGGACCCCGGATCTTCCAGACGCGCGACGTGTCGCCGTTGCGGTGGGTCCGCCTGAACGCCTTCGGCGAGGTGATCGAGGCGACGAAGGATCCGTCGGGCCGGCCGGTGCGCGATTTCGACCTGAACGGCGACGGGGTCGTCAACCGGGCCGATCTGGTCGCCCTTGGAGGCGACCGCTACTGGCTGAGCATGTCCGAGCTCACGATCCCGTTCCAGCAGGCGGTCGAGCTCGCGTTCTTCTTCGACGCCGGGAACGCGTTGTACGAAGATACGCCTTGGTCGCTCGCCGACTACCGGGCCTCGGCGGGAGTCGAGCTACGATTCTATCTTCCGGTCTTTCCCGTGCCCTTGCGTTTGATTTACGGTTGGCCCATCCGGAAGCTGCCCGAAGACCGGACGAGCCCGTTCACCTTCTCCATCGGGCGAAGTTTCTAGACGCTGAGCTGTGAGCCGGCGAAAAGGAGTTCCATGAACCGCACCGTAGTCCTGATCGCGTCCCTCGCGGCGGCGGTGGCCGTCCCCGCGCGGGCGCAAGCCCCCGCCGCTCTCAAGATCGGCATCTTCGACGCCAACCGCGTCTCGGAGGAGACCGACGAGGGAAAGAAGATCGCCGCGAAGCTCTCGGCGTTCGGCGACAAGAAGAAGGCCGAGCTTGCGGCCAAGGACAAGGAGATCGCCGACCTCCGGGCGCAGCTCGACTCCCAGAACCTGTCCCTCTCGCCCGAGAAGCAGCAGCAGATGCAGAAGGACATCCAGCGGAAGACGCTCGAGCTGCAGCAGGGGCAGGAGGCGGCGCGCAACGAGTTCCAGATCGAGGTCTCGGACGCGCAGAACAAGTTCCAGGAACAGCTGATCCGCGTCATCAACCAGTTCGGCCGCGACGAAGGGTTCACGCTCATCATCGAGCGGACGACCGGAGGGGTCGCGTTCGCCGCCGAGGCGATCGACGTGACGACGGCCATCGTCGACAAGTTCAACGAGGTCGTGAAGCCCGCGGCCGACGACAAGGCGGCGCCCGCCGCGGCGAAGCCCGCGACTCCGGCCGCTCCCGCGCCGAAGAAGCCCTGACACGTTGAGCACGGAACGCCAGCCGGCCCGCTTCAAGCTCTCCGACCTCGCGGCGGCGGTCGGCGGCCGTGTGCTCGGCGATCCCGAGCGCACCGTCACCGGCGTCGCGACCCTCGAGGGAGCCGGTCCGGACGACCTGTCGTTCCTCACGAACCTGCGATACCGCCAGGCCGCCGACGGAACGCGTGCCGGG is from Candidatus Polarisedimenticolaceae bacterium and encodes:
- the bamA gene encoding outer membrane protein assembly factor BamA — translated: MSLRIVKTAIAVGLVALATLTARAQSGTIESVQVQGLVRMTNEAFAHAFGIRAGDPYDQARVRAAFRRLWALGLFDDITIDQETGENGGTVLVVKVKERPSLSSVTYQDNKVLTRTTIEERFKDKKIVLDVGKPLNLKTVSDAEAEIRMMLGEKGYLDAQIGHKVDSPTQATVSVEFTIKPGGKTKIKQITFVGNKVYKSKTLLAQLQLTAPYHWFKFWSQKALYHPAKWDQDSGHIRDLYLNGGYLDIDLRPPVIDLKEDSAQAKAAAKQKKKAPPEPPPPAPSPPEDQSEMSAKEKKAYANAVKKANAAQKKYEKAVSKAEPVIQRWAYLTVPVVEGPQYKLGVKSVSGNTIFSDKELLADVFIAPGWIVNNGLLDVGVKRMQRRYEDKGYAYATVRREIDRHPDEKLADVKFDVSEDKPYFVDRIEFTGNTATQDKVLRREFRIKEGDLFSRTTLDLSTQKVNQLGYFQVKPEDVVVQPVENTNGVDVSVPGQEQGRNEIQVGGGYSGADGAFFTGYYSTKNFLGRGQIVSISLQLGGRRNLYQLAFQEPWFLNRPYTLGFTLYRGNQDYGAAQRSQSKGFGVVLGRQIGYFQQVQMRYDFQRVQSNGLAPQVGFATVPGTTTPLTSVIATNTISKITPSWFRNSINNPYRPTAGWSLSTDMEIAGGPLGGDTSYIRPRILFTKYIPFYKRMYFGLHMEAGMIRTWAGGSTPNAANVNGVPRFQRFWLGGETYGPRIFQTRDVSPLRWVRLNAFGEVIEATKDPSGRPVRDFDLNGDGVVNRADLVALGGDRYWLSMSELTIPFQQAVELAFFFDAGNALYEDTPWSLADYRASAGVELRFYLPVFPVPLRLIYGWPIRKLPEDRTSPFTFSIGRSF
- a CDS encoding OmpH family outer membrane protein, which codes for MNRTVVLIASLAAAVAVPARAQAPAALKIGIFDANRVSEETDEGKKIAAKLSAFGDKKKAELAAKDKEIADLRAQLDSQNLSLSPEKQQQMQKDIQRKTLELQQGQEAARNEFQIEVSDAQNKFQEQLIRVINQFGRDEGFTLIIERTTGGVAFAAEAIDVTTAIVDKFNEVVKPAADDKAAPAAAKPATPAAPAPKKP